One window of the Endomicrobium proavitum genome contains the following:
- a CDS encoding translocation/assembly module TamB domain-containing protein → MRKHLKNIILISAAAVLLITAYNLRNMLIVPHLINFLSRSAGHEITLEKIYINPLTASVAFSDISIDNSIHADYASFRINFFRLFGNFKTPEKYLSKIHVDRLSLPSNLSLKNKTDSAGAENSPIKFSLPENTINLSVDNLVLQSSSGSVCLSGINFSINNKKIEGEASYFLLNSTVTLKSLLLFSSTAQYNLNSTLSSNGELTVSANFLGTANSGLSEVFQNINIQKIAYKGFEISNAAGSLSIKNKKLKANISGEFGKINLTSENLSEFLVNGETELEKINKNFSAKINYNGSYKNSKSSINVKIQNLSAYGFLLGNYNLTASTGKEGKYEIYCVYGLREAAAFTYFNGGSYSLKLILDGVVSGAASGNIKDETIKVDLKNISAARLPALPFICKDPSGAVSVLGSLGKTDGNIDVDIRNFQAKNINRTDIKGKLSKNNGLYNVNIVKSDKSVLFNGTFEKTKVLSFDFNFLNLSVYNIFKALGYSQNIVSGTANGYIKYNRGADVEFDLSAVNGVLYANKFKFLEAKGNVNYKSVRISRFILKSDNAGADLDISGLLGFSKDTPESKFDIKAKNIILSGANINADLTFKGKLSGKNEVKGELSGKNIKAAGMAIQKLSADVTVSSQRAVVSSLRTDNGISGNFTASFEEKDLNGMLSFKNTDIKNVYPQLYGIFNGYVKLWGTFASPSVKIESNIKKGEYLKVPFAFSADMLYENKILKVEKALLASKETKALLKGSYGENENISVEFENASEEIINKFIGFVSPVKGLFSGSGSFYKVNGKPYLKMFLGSKNFLIKNAKITDFKSNVIIHDKLISLSSASAKISDSEIKAESAGFNIASGKYFIDLSLVNAHAGFADVFGQISLSGVMKKQKGGSIYSGDITFNNFWINRYKLTNANFNYEIKDKSLKIFKDNAPEGVLNASGTVKFGDAITIENFTVAKDGGLFTVNASIKQDNINAFALGKRISWEFLSDAFELPVEMIGETDINLSFTGHLKNPKASLEINSSNGSIMEIPFDAFDVSMLLENNIAEIKKARIYKKNEVNVSVSGRFPLWLDPSVEKEMKKMPLEIYYSVEDAKMSVLQYITNGYLMPSSGKLNFNGSLKGVYGKIISNGQLNISNGIIAVKNYIEKAKDVTADITLSDNRIQINKFSFKSGAGKVNAEGSVLLESLKIADFNLRIFTADKKGMSLRVLELPIPSFIGSKAIMQDYSKGEPTFDLTITGAGEKPKIAGVVVLENTRICYPPASRNPGSSSIIPKEAELDLELRSGKNTKYENSFADAWVNGSLFLTGTYGAVKPLGILDSQKGTISYFGITFDILNAKVEIADSKNIFISGEAETQVYSPAKAEYGTFGMSVTKSEIKSLNIRYYSKDDPTMDSQTALAKITGTEQIVRNETEENSSTMSDYSIRQQALRLIDSSFATPFARTILRRTGLIDNVRVAYMAQDQVVAPSEENQDFLSLLYGSKYSFEKNITDKLLLGYSMVIDQIEQKLDLRHEIEMRYRLTNNLFLSGSYELEKEVQFHQPDRKFMLQHQIRFGLPKK, encoded by the coding sequence ATGCGGAAACATCTAAAAAACATCATTCTAATATCCGCTGCTGCGGTTTTGTTGATAACGGCATATAACTTACGCAATATGCTGATAGTGCCTCATTTGATAAATTTTTTAAGCCGCTCCGCCGGACATGAAATAACTTTAGAAAAAATTTATATTAATCCGCTTACGGCAAGCGTAGCATTTTCGGATATCAGCATAGATAATTCAATACACGCCGATTACGCGTCTTTTAGAATAAACTTTTTCAGATTATTCGGGAATTTTAAAACCCCCGAAAAATATTTAAGCAAAATCCACGTTGATAGGCTTTCGCTGCCTTCAAATCTTTCTTTAAAAAATAAAACTGATTCTGCAGGCGCTGAAAACTCTCCAATTAAATTTTCCTTGCCGGAAAATACAATTAACCTATCCGTAGATAATTTAGTTTTGCAATCAAGCTCCGGATCTGTTTGTTTATCCGGCATAAATTTTTCGATAAACAATAAAAAAATAGAGGGGGAAGCCTCCTATTTTCTTTTAAACTCAACCGTAACTTTAAAATCTTTATTGCTTTTCTCTTCAACTGCCCAATATAATTTAAACTCGACGCTTTCTTCAAACGGGGAACTTACGGTATCGGCTAATTTTTTGGGAACCGCTAACTCCGGACTCTCTGAAGTTTTTCAAAATATAAATATTCAAAAAATAGCTTACAAAGGTTTTGAAATATCAAATGCCGCTGGTTCGCTTTCGATAAAAAATAAAAAACTTAAAGCAAACATATCAGGCGAGTTCGGAAAAATTAATTTAACTTCTGAAAATTTATCGGAATTTTTGGTAAACGGCGAAACCGAACTTGAAAAAATAAATAAAAATTTTTCCGCCAAAATCAACTACAACGGCTCTTATAAAAATTCAAAAAGCAGTATAAACGTTAAAATACAAAATCTGTCGGCATATGGTTTTTTACTTGGAAACTATAATTTAACGGCTTCAACCGGCAAAGAAGGCAAATATGAGATTTATTGCGTTTACGGTCTGCGCGAGGCGGCGGCATTTACTTATTTTAACGGCGGCTCTTACTCTTTAAAACTAATTCTTGACGGAGTTGTGTCGGGCGCGGCATCCGGAAATATTAAAGATGAAACTATTAAAGTAGATTTAAAAAATATTTCCGCAGCAAGACTTCCTGCCCTTCCTTTTATATGCAAAGACCCTTCGGGAGCCGTGTCTGTTTTAGGTTCTTTGGGTAAAACCGATGGGAATATAGATGTTGATATAAGAAACTTTCAGGCAAAAAACATTAACAGAACAGACATTAAAGGGAAACTTTCAAAAAATAACGGTTTATATAATGTCAACATCGTAAAAAGCGATAAGTCCGTGTTGTTTAACGGAACTTTTGAAAAAACAAAAGTTTTAAGTTTTGACTTTAATTTTTTAAACCTCAGCGTATATAATATTTTTAAAGCTTTAGGATATTCGCAAAATATAGTAAGCGGCACGGCAAACGGATACATTAAATATAACAGAGGCGCGGATGTAGAGTTTGATCTTTCTGCAGTCAACGGAGTATTATACGCAAATAAATTTAAATTTCTTGAAGCAAAGGGAAATGTTAATTATAAAAGCGTCCGAATATCTCGCTTTATTTTAAAATCCGACAACGCCGGAGCAGATTTGGATATAAGCGGGCTGCTTGGTTTTTCAAAAGATACTCCAGAATCTAAATTTGATATAAAAGCTAAAAATATAATTCTGTCCGGCGCCAATATCAATGCAGATCTTACTTTTAAAGGCAAACTTTCCGGCAAAAACGAAGTTAAAGGCGAGTTATCCGGAAAAAATATAAAAGCCGCGGGAATGGCAATTCAAAAACTATCCGCAGATGTAACCGTTTCCTCCCAAAGAGCAGTTGTGTCGTCGCTGCGTACGGATAACGGCATCTCCGGAAATTTTACGGCAAGCTTTGAGGAAAAAGATTTAAACGGAATGCTGTCATTTAAAAATACCGATATAAAAAATGTATATCCTCAGCTTTACGGAATTTTCAACGGCTACGTTAAGCTGTGGGGAACGTTTGCAAGCCCTTCTGTAAAAATAGAGTCCAACATAAAAAAAGGAGAATATCTTAAAGTGCCGTTTGCATTTTCCGCCGACATGCTTTATGAAAATAAAATATTAAAAGTAGAAAAAGCTTTGTTAGCGTCAAAAGAAACTAAAGCGCTTCTAAAAGGCTCTTACGGGGAAAATGAAAACATATCAGTAGAATTTGAAAACGCCTCGGAAGAAATTATAAACAAGTTTATAGGCTTTGTAAGCCCGGTAAAAGGTTTGTTTTCCGGCAGCGGATCTTTTTATAAAGTAAACGGCAAACCTTATTTAAAAATGTTTTTAGGATCAAAAAACTTTCTTATAAAAAATGCAAAAATAACAGATTTTAAATCTAACGTTATAATACACGATAAACTTATTTCTTTAAGCAGCGCGTCGGCAAAAATTTCAGACAGTGAAATTAAGGCGGAAAGCGCCGGATTTAACATTGCAAGCGGCAAGTATTTCATAGATTTGTCGCTGGTAAACGCTCATGCCGGTTTTGCCGATGTTTTCGGTCAAATTTCACTTTCGGGAGTTATGAAAAAACAAAAAGGCGGTTCAATATATTCCGGCGACATTACTTTTAATAATTTTTGGATTAACAGATATAAACTTACAAACGCTAATTTTAACTATGAAATAAAAGATAAGTCTCTGAAAATATTTAAAGACAATGCGCCCGAAGGCGTTTTAAATGCAAGCGGAACGGTAAAATTCGGCGATGCAATTACAATTGAAAACTTTACCGTTGCAAAAGACGGCGGCTTGTTTACCGTCAACGCTTCGATAAAGCAAGACAACATAAACGCTTTCGCTTTAGGAAAAAGAATCAGCTGGGAATTTCTTTCCGATGCCTTTGAGCTGCCCGTTGAAATGATTGGGGAAACCGATATAAATTTAAGTTTTACCGGACACTTGAAAAACCCGAAAGCTTCGCTTGAAATAAATTCGTCAAACGGCAGCATAATGGAAATTCCTTTTGACGCTTTTGACGTTTCAATGCTTCTGGAAAATAATATAGCTGAAATAAAAAAAGCGAGAATTTATAAAAAAAATGAAGTAAACGTTTCCGTAAGCGGGCGTTTTCCTTTGTGGCTTGACCCTTCCGTTGAAAAAGAAATGAAAAAAATGCCGTTGGAAATTTACTATTCCGTTGAAGACGCGAAAATGAGCGTTTTACAATACATTACAAACGGATATTTAATGCCGTCGTCGGGTAAATTAAATTTTAACGGTTCTCTTAAAGGCGTTTACGGCAAAATAATAAGCAACGGGCAGCTTAACATATCTAACGGCATTATCGCCGTAAAAAATTATATTGAAAAAGCTAAAGACGTTACCGCGGATATTACGCTTTCGGACAACCGCATTCAAATCAATAAATTTTCATTTAAATCCGGAGCGGGGAAAGTAAACGCCGAAGGTTCGGTTTTGCTTGAAAGTTTAAAAATAGCGGATTTTAACCTGAGAATTTTTACCGCCGACAAAAAAGGAATGAGCCTGCGCGTTTTAGAGCTGCCTATTCCAAGTTTTATAGGTTCTAAAGCAATAATGCAGGACTACTCAAAAGGCGAACCCACTTTTGATTTAACAATTACAGGCGCAGGCGAAAAACCTAAAATTGCCGGCGTGGTAGTTTTGGAAAATACAAGAATTTGCTACCCGCCTGCGTCAAGAAATCCGGGATCGTCTTCAATAATTCCAAAAGAAGCAGAGCTTGACTTAGAGCTTAGAAGCGGAAAAAACACAAAATATGAAAATTCGTTTGCCGACGCGTGGGTTAACGGAAGTTTGTTTTTAACGGGAACTTACGGCGCAGTGAAACCTTTGGGCATTTTAGATTCGCAAAAAGGCACGATAAGTTACTTCGGAATTACTTTTGATATTTTAAACGCAAAAGTTGAAATAGCAGATTCAAAAAATATTTTTATATCGGGAGAAGCGGAAACGCAGGTATATTCTCCGGCAAAAGCCGAATACGGAACTTTCGGAATGTCGGTAACAAAATCCGAAATAAAATCTTTAAACATTCGCTATTATTCTAAAGACGACCCGACTATGGACTCGCAAACAGCATTGGCAAAAATTACAGGAACGGAACAAATCGTTCGCAATGAAACCGAAGAAAACTCTTCAACAATGTCGGATTACTCCATACGCCAGCAGGCTTTGCGCCTTATAGATTCAAGCTTTGCCACGCCTTTTGCCCGCACTATTTTGAGAAGAACCGGGCTTATAGACAACGTGCGCGTTGCATATATGGCGCAAGATCAGGTTGTGGCGCCTTCAGAAGAAAATCAGGACTTTTTAAGCCTGTTATACGGTTCTAAATATTCGTTTGAAAAAAATATTACCGATAAATTATTGCTTGGATACTCTATGGTTATAGACCAAATTGAGCAGAAACTTGACCTTCGCCATGAAATAGAAATGCGATACAGGCTTACAAATAATCTATTTTTAAGCGGAAGTTATGAGCTTGAAAAAGAAGTTCAATTTCACCAACCTGACAGAAAGTTTATGCTGCAGCACCAAATAAGGTTCGGACTTCCGAAGAAATAA
- a CDS encoding OmpH family outer membrane protein: MFSKKFLLPAIFLFLAASSYALELHVTGTPEKNVQSSISGIVFIDMEKAFENHPMTARYREVLQNFAKGRKELLDKLSSDIKTNENKLSEIAVKINEAQNRNDQATIEEYAKQFDGVKKTIENLRSTVSETSKRTKTELAIMEEKQSLTVLKDIELVLKEVAKRHRADIVLDKQSILVGSQNNEDVTDEVITRLKGR; this comes from the coding sequence ATGTTTTCTAAAAAATTTTTATTACCCGCTATATTTTTGTTTCTCGCTGCGTCTTCTTACGCTTTGGAGCTGCACGTTACGGGCACGCCTGAAAAAAACGTGCAAAGCAGCATAAGCGGAATAGTTTTTATAGATATGGAAAAAGCTTTTGAAAACCACCCAATGACGGCAAGATACAGAGAAGTTCTGCAAAATTTTGCAAAAGGAAGAAAAGAGCTTTTAGACAAGCTTTCTTCCGATATTAAAACCAATGAAAACAAATTAAGCGAAATAGCCGTTAAAATAAACGAAGCCCAAAACAGAAACGATCAGGCAACTATTGAAGAATACGCCAAACAATTTGACGGAGTGAAAAAAACTATTGAAAACTTGCGCAGCACCGTTTCCGAAACTTCCAAACGCACGAAAACCGAGCTGGCTATTATGGAAGAAAAGCAGTCTCTAACGGTATTAAAAGACATAGAACTTGTTTTAAAAGAAGTTGCAAAGCGCCACCGCGCCGATATTGTTTTAGACAAGCAAAGCATTCTTGTAGGCAGCCAAAATAACGAAGATGTAACCGATGAGGTTATAACAAGATTAAAAGGAAGATAA
- the lpxD gene encoding UDP-3-O-(3-hydroxymyristoyl)glucosamine N-acyltransferase encodes MKLTASELAKIVSGDLEGNAAEIITGANGLSEARAGEVSFLGNLKYTADALNTKASVLFIAKDTDSSQFKNKTVIKVKNPQYAFSVVLTIIDKERLAVIEHKVSPSAHISQKAVVEENVYIGHNVVIEDGASVGSGTKIFPNVYIGRNVKIGKDCIIYPNAVIRENCSLGDRVILQPSVVIGGDGFGFATIDGVNNKIPQIGRVEIGSDVEIGAHTTIDRATVDATRIGDGTKIDNLVMIAHNVQIGKNCIIVAESGIAGSTQLGNNVTIGAQVGIVGHIKIGNNVTVTAQSGVTANLEDGAIVGGNPITDLQNSIKIRATLRHLPQMYHDIRKIKKDLETTKQNG; translated from the coding sequence ATGAAACTTACCGCATCCGAACTTGCAAAAATAGTTTCCGGAGATCTTGAAGGGAATGCAGCGGAAATAATTACCGGAGCTAACGGATTGTCTGAAGCGCGCGCCGGAGAAGTGTCGTTTTTAGGAAATTTAAAATATACAGCCGACGCTTTAAACACAAAAGCAAGCGTTCTTTTTATTGCAAAAGATACGGATTCTTCGCAATTTAAAAATAAAACCGTTATAAAAGTTAAAAATCCGCAATACGCATTTTCCGTAGTTTTAACCATTATAGATAAAGAAAGACTTGCCGTTATAGAACATAAAGTTTCTCCGTCGGCGCATATTTCGCAAAAAGCGGTTGTGGAAGAAAACGTTTACATAGGGCACAACGTCGTTATTGAAGATGGGGCGTCTGTCGGAAGCGGAACAAAAATATTTCCTAACGTTTACATAGGAAGAAATGTCAAAATAGGAAAAGACTGCATAATATATCCTAACGCGGTAATAAGAGAAAACTGTTCTCTGGGCGACAGAGTAATTTTGCAGCCGTCGGTAGTAATAGGCGGCGACGGTTTCGGTTTTGCCACAATAGACGGCGTAAACAATAAAATTCCTCAGATAGGGCGCGTAGAAATAGGTTCGGACGTGGAAATAGGCGCTCACACCACAATAGACAGAGCTACCGTTGACGCAACAAGAATAGGCGACGGCACAAAAATAGACAATCTTGTTATGATAGCGCATAATGTTCAAATAGGTAAAAATTGTATTATAGTTGCAGAATCCGGAATAGCAGGCTCCACTCAATTGGGCAACAACGTAACTATCGGCGCGCAGGTTGGCATAGTAGGTCATATAAAAATAGGAAACAATGTAACCGTAACGGCTCAATCGGGAGTTACGGCAAATTTAGAAGACGGCGCTATCGTAGGCGGAAACCCGATAACAGATCTTCAAAACAGTATAAAAATAAGAGCCACGTTAAGGCATCTTCCTCAAATGTATCACGACATAAGAAAAATAAAAAAAGATTTGGAGACTACTAAACAAAATGGCTAA
- the bamA gene encoding outer membrane protein assembly factor BamA: MKKFIFAIFAATILSVNAFADTDKVMRVQIEGLQNVKIKTVTSVIELKKKGMEYSDDIARSDVRAILDLGSFEDVEFNFNKENGTLSYIVTEKPYIKKINFKGNKQFSSGKLKSESTLKEKQYYDSAKLDETKAKIALLYKDAGYADCEIEAYPTTDAETNIMTVNFLITENNKIVVGGIKIDGTVAFKEKKIVKLMKTKVKKVFKEDTFRTDIGLIETFYKNNGYMEYKLLDSTITYNDDRTQMLITLSISEGANYKIGNITYGGNEALTDKEITKSLKITKGAQFQQSKIAETLQGVYDLYSDRGYLHAQVVPSFNGDEQTGIVDIDFAIQENAVVYVGNVYIEGLVSTKDKVIRREILVKHGDVLSAGKVRRSIERIYNLGFIEGAEPQILPTQAPDAMDLLFNITEGKPGMITAGAGYSSVDQFVGSIQFQHMNLFGYGQRLNLLWEFGARRQNYEIDWTEPWIFNKNASLTLSAYNIERARDYASVTDAYKESRIGAGVKVGPRISETVGLLFGYSYEFVKLYDIDSRVLSDIQSATDLSKDNTSAVLAQIVFDNRDYVFDPSRGSRHLFALQFAGGPLGGNVNYVKGTAKSTWYFPTFWKFVLSFNVNAAMIGSYGGQKTVPLYEKFYVGGADTIRGYKYRTEIGPENGGTVMGLANVEYKFPIVSDKGKAILQGAFFYDIGGTWDKVSDIDFSLGTGTNNLRSGVGFGIRFATPVFPLRLDWGYGLNHKSGEPLQQFYFTIGNVF, from the coding sequence ATGAAAAAATTTATCTTTGCGATTTTTGCTGCGACCATCTTAAGCGTAAACGCGTTTGCCGATACCGATAAAGTTATGCGCGTGCAAATTGAAGGGCTGCAAAATGTTAAAATCAAAACCGTCACTTCCGTTATTGAACTCAAGAAAAAAGGCATGGAGTATTCCGACGATATTGCAAGAAGCGACGTTCGCGCTATTTTAGATTTAGGTTCTTTTGAAGACGTTGAATTTAACTTCAATAAAGAAAACGGAACTCTATCTTATATAGTTACGGAAAAACCATACATAAAAAAGATAAATTTTAAAGGCAACAAACAGTTTTCTTCGGGAAAGTTAAAGAGCGAAAGCACATTAAAAGAAAAACAATATTACGACAGCGCCAAGCTTGACGAAACAAAAGCCAAAATAGCTCTTTTATACAAAGACGCCGGCTATGCCGACTGCGAAATTGAAGCGTATCCTACAACAGACGCCGAAACAAATATAATGACCGTCAATTTTCTTATTACGGAAAATAATAAAATTGTCGTAGGCGGCATAAAAATAGACGGCACTGTGGCGTTTAAAGAAAAAAAGATAGTTAAACTTATGAAAACTAAAGTTAAAAAAGTTTTCAAAGAAGATACGTTCAGAACCGACATCGGCTTAATAGAAACTTTCTATAAAAATAACGGGTATATGGAATATAAACTTTTAGATTCCACAATAACCTACAACGACGACCGCACGCAAATGCTTATAACTTTAAGCATCAGCGAAGGCGCAAACTATAAAATAGGAAACATTACTTACGGAGGAAACGAAGCGCTTACGGACAAAGAAATAACAAAATCTCTTAAAATTACAAAAGGCGCCCAGTTTCAACAGTCAAAAATTGCCGAAACGCTTCAGGGCGTTTACGACTTGTATTCAGACAGAGGTTATTTGCACGCGCAAGTTGTTCCGTCGTTTAACGGAGATGAGCAAACCGGAATAGTGGACATAGATTTTGCCATACAGGAAAACGCGGTAGTATATGTAGGCAACGTTTACATTGAAGGGCTTGTTTCAACAAAAGATAAAGTTATCAGAAGAGAAATTCTTGTAAAACACGGAGACGTTTTATCGGCCGGCAAAGTCCGCAGAAGCATTGAAAGAATTTACAACCTTGGGTTTATAGAAGGCGCAGAACCTCAAATACTGCCCACGCAGGCGCCTGACGCAATGGATTTGCTTTTTAACATAACCGAAGGCAAACCCGGTATGATTACCGCCGGCGCCGGATACTCTTCGGTAGATCAATTCGTAGGCTCCATACAGTTTCAACATATGAATCTTTTCGGCTACGGACAGAGACTTAATTTGTTATGGGAATTCGGCGCAAGAAGACAAAACTACGAAATAGATTGGACGGAACCGTGGATTTTCAATAAAAACGCAAGCTTAACCTTAAGCGCATACAACATTGAAAGAGCAAGAGATTACGCAAGCGTTACCGACGCTTACAAAGAAAGCAGAATAGGAGCCGGCGTAAAAGTAGGTCCGCGAATTAGCGAAACCGTCGGGCTTTTATTCGGATACAGTTATGAATTCGTAAAACTTTACGATATAGATTCACGAGTTTTAAGCGACATACAAAGCGCAACGGACTTATCTAAAGACAACACTTCAGCCGTGCTTGCGCAGATAGTTTTTGACAACAGAGATTACGTTTTTGACCCGTCAAGAGGCTCAAGACATCTTTTTGCGTTACAATTTGCCGGCGGACCTCTCGGCGGAAATGTAAATTATGTTAAAGGGACTGCAAAATCTACGTGGTATTTCCCGACGTTTTGGAAGTTTGTATTATCTTTCAATGTTAACGCCGCAATGATAGGCTCTTACGGCGGGCAAAAAACCGTTCCTTTGTATGAAAAGTTTTACGTAGGCGGAGCCGATACCATAAGAGGATACAAGTACAGAACTGAAATAGGCCCTGAAAACGGCGGAACCGTTATGGGGCTTGCAAATGTAGAATATAAATTCCCTATAGTTTCGGATAAAGGAAAAGCAATACTTCAAGGCGCGTTCTTCTACGACATCGGCGGAACGTGGGATAAAGTAAGCGATATAGATTTCTCTCTCGGCACGGGGACAAACAACCTGCGTTCGGGAGTAGGTTTCGGCATACGCTTTGCCACGCCGGTATTCCCGTTGCGTTTAGACTGGGGATACGGCTTAAATCATAAATCGGGAGAACCGCTGCAGCAGTTCTATTTTACAATTGGAAATGTTTTCTAA